The Streptomyces durmitorensis genome contains the following window.
AGGTCGGTCATGTGCGCGGCATTCGAGGTGTGCGAGAAGCCGTCGATCGTCAAGTAGGGGGCGGCGCCCCGGCGTTCGGCGTGCTCGCGCGACTCCAGGACGACGATGCCGCAGCCCTCGCCGAGCACGAAGCCGTCGCGGCCCGCGTCGTACGGCCGGGACGCGGCGTCGGGCCGGTCGGCGTGGGCGCGCGAAAGGCAGTTGATGATCTCGAAGGACGCGACCGTCACCGGGGTGATGGGCGCCTCCGTGGCTCCCGCGATCATCACGTCCGCGTCCCCGTGGCGGATCGCCTCGTAGGCGTGGCCGACCGCGTCGACGCCCCCGATGCAGCCCGTCGACAGGGTCACGCAGGGGCCCTGCATGCCGAGCAGCGCCGAGAGGATGGTGCCCGGGGTGTTCGACATGGACGCGAGGTAGAGGTCGCGGCCCGCCTTGGCCGGGTCGATGGGTCCCCGGCCCCCGTCGGTGACCCGCAGGAACTCCTCCTCCATCTTCGGGGTGCCGCAGACCGCCGTGGACAGCGAGAGTCCGGCGCGCTCCGGGTCGTACGTTCCCTGGGCGAGTCCGGCGTCCCGTACGGCCTGGTACGCGGCCGCGACGGCGAACTGTGTGTACCGGTCGAGCCGTTGCACCTCGGGCGGAAGAGCCGGTATCTGCTCCTCGAATCCGGAGACCTCGGCGATCGAGTCCGACACGAAGTCGAAGTCTTTGAAGAGCGCCGAACTCGTGATGTCGGAAAGGGGCTTCGTCACGCTCTTTCCCGCGGAGATGGTTTCCCATAACGCTTCTGTTCCTGTTCCGGCCGGGCTGACCACTCCCAGACCGGTGACCACCACTTCTCGCACGTGAACCACTAACGCCTTTCTCCTGTCAGGACGGTGATGAGGCCGGGCGTGACGGACTCCTTTGCCGTCACCCCGTATTTCTCCATGACCGTGCGGTACGCGGATTCCGCCTGGACGCCGCCCGCCTCGGTGTTCACCAGGAGGCTGAGCGCGATCATCGGGCGGTGCAGGGCGGGCCGCCCCGGCGCCTGGCGCATGACGTCGACGAGCAGCAGGGTGCCGCCGGGGCGCAGCAGCCGTGCGCACTCCTGGACGAGCCGCTCCGTGGCGTCAGGGCCCGCGAAGCGGCTCAGGTGGGCCAGGACGACGGTGTCGAAACAGCCGTCGGGGAAGGGCGCCCTGGGGAAGTCACCGGCGTTGCCCCTGGTGAAGTCGGCGGGCACGAAGCGGAACCGTTCCGCCACGCCGAACTCCGCCGCCCGCTCACGCGCGGCGCCGAGCAGCGCCGGGGCGTCGTGGGCCACCACGCGTGCCTCCGGGTCGGCGGCGGCCAGGGCGATGCCCCACTCGCCCGCGCCCGACGCGAAGTCCAGGACGCGGCCCGCGTCCGGCAGGGAGGGGTCGTGCCGGGTGAGCTCGCGCACCACACGGAAGGCGGTGCGCACCCCCACCGGGAAGATCCCCGCGAACATCCCCGAGTAGAGCCCCCGGTTCTCGGGCGCGCCCAGCTCACCGCCGCCGTGCCCGCCGGCCCGCACCAGTTCGGTCAGGCCGCTCCACTGGTCCCACTCCGCCAGTACGTCGGCGAAGTGACCGCCGAGGTAGCCCCGGCCGCCCTCGACGAGATGGGCGCGGGACGCGTCGGTGAGCGTCCAGCTCTCCTCGCCGCCGCCGTCACCGCCCGCGACCAGGCCCAGCTCTTCAAGGGCCGCGAGCAGTGCGCGCAGCCCTACGGGGTCGCAGCCCAGCTCGGCGGCGAGTCCCCGCGCGTCACGCGGGCCCCGTGCGAGGCCGGTGAACACGCCGAGGTCCAGGGCCGTGCCGAGCACCCTGGCGCGGGCGAAGCCGAAGTTCAGGGCGAGGAGGGGGCCGGGATCCGGTGCGTCCTCGTACGGAGCGAGGGCGCGGCTGCTCGCCGCGTCCGTCGGTGCGCTCACTTGCCGGCCTCCAGGAGGCTCACGTACTCGGGGTTCTGCGTGTACTCGTACGGGTCCTCGGAGAGGAAGACGTTCCGTACCGGGGGCCGCTCGCAGGGCGCGACGACCAGGAACCGGCAGGTCTGGTCCGGGCCTGTGACGAAGCCGTGGGGTTCATTGCGGGGGATGAAGATGGCGTCACCGGGGCCGACTTCCTCGGTCTTGCCGAGTTCGGGCATGACGAGCCCCATCGAGCCTTCGAGCACATAGATCTCGTGCTCCCACTCGTGGTAATGCGGTGGGGTCGAGCCGTTCGGCGACACCTCGAATTCGGTGAGGACGAAGCGGTCGGCTCCGTCCGGCGTGTCGATGAGTTTCCGGTGGGTGGTCTCCTTGGCTCCCGGTTCGCGGACTATTTCGGCCTTGACCGCGGTCCTGTGCACGCGCTTCATGTGCTGCCCTTCTCGGAAAGGTGCGGATTTCGGAAAGGTGCGGATTCCTGAAATCGAAAGTAGTCAGGCGTGCCGAGCGCAGCTATGGGCATGGACCGCCGCCGGATCCGGGATCTGGAGCCGGGCTCGTACGGGATGTCGGCCCACGAGGACGGGACAAAGTCCCGGCGGCGGGGCTACGCTCGGGGAAGCGCTTCGGAAACCGAAGCAGTCAGGAGGAGCGATACCGATGAGCCTCGATGTACGTGACGTACTGGCGCCCGGCGCACCCGACCGGACCCGGCTCCTGCTCGCGCGGGACGTCGTCTTCCACAGCCCTGTCGCCGACTACAGCGGGCGGGACGACGTGGCGCACCTGTTCCCGAAGATC
Protein-coding sequences here:
- a CDS encoding beta-ketoacyl-[acyl-carrier-protein] synthase family protein, with amino-acid sequence MVHVREVVVTGLGVVSPAGTGTEALWETISAGKSVTKPLSDITSSALFKDFDFVSDSIAEVSGFEEQIPALPPEVQRLDRYTQFAVAAAYQAVRDAGLAQGTYDPERAGLSLSTAVCGTPKMEEEFLRVTDGGRGPIDPAKAGRDLYLASMSNTPGTILSALLGMQGPCVTLSTGCIGGVDAVGHAYEAIRHGDADVMIAGATEAPITPVTVASFEIINCLSRAHADRPDAASRPYDAGRDGFVLGEGCGIVVLESREHAERRGAAPYLTIDGFSHTSNAAHMTDLLSDGEDLTRAMTQAVAEAGLRPRDIDHVSSHGSSTPQNDTCETSALKLALGERAREIPVNSAKSMVGHALAAASAMEIVLCALAAKHSFVHPTANYENPDPTCDLDYVPGEGRPWHGEAILKGASGFAGLHAALVTRAVREGAHR
- a CDS encoding class I SAM-dependent methyltransferase: MSAPTDAASSRALAPYEDAPDPGPLLALNFGFARARVLGTALDLGVFTGLARGPRDARGLAAELGCDPVGLRALLAALEELGLVAGGDGGGEESWTLTDASRAHLVEGGRGYLGGHFADVLAEWDQWSGLTELVRAGGHGGGELGAPENRGLYSGMFAGIFPVGVRTAFRVVRELTRHDPSLPDAGRVLDFASGAGEWGIALAAADPEARVVAHDAPALLGAARERAAEFGVAERFRFVPADFTRGNAGDFPRAPFPDGCFDTVVLAHLSRFAGPDATERLVQECARLLRPGGTLLLVDVMRQAPGRPALHRPMIALSLLVNTEAGGVQAESAYRTVMEKYGVTAKESVTPGLITVLTGERR
- a CDS encoding cupin domain-containing protein gives rise to the protein MKRVHRTAVKAEIVREPGAKETTHRKLIDTPDGADRFVLTEFEVSPNGSTPPHYHEWEHEIYVLEGSMGLVMPELGKTEEVGPGDAIFIPRNEPHGFVTGPDQTCRFLVVAPCERPPVRNVFLSEDPYEYTQNPEYVSLLEAGK